The Paenibacillus uliginis N3/975 genome has a window encoding:
- a CDS encoding spore germination protein, whose product MVSIIGNMKILSVGPSSTVLVGNTASVILSSNSKNHAGANSFSPGDAFGVNVNNNQASSTNTLDPDAVDQVSTV is encoded by the coding sequence GTGGTTTCTATAATAGGAAATATGAAAATTCTCTCAGTTGGCCCCAGTTCCACAGTCTTAGTGGGAAACACAGCTTCGGTTATACTCAGCAGTAACTCCAAAAATCATGCGGGTGCGAACTCCTTTTCACCTGGAGATGCCTTCGGAGTAAACGTTAATAACAACCAAGCAAGCAGTACAAATACATTAGATCCGGATGCTGTTGATCAGGTATCTACCGTTTAA
- a CDS encoding spore germination protein GerPB: protein MNLSVYQCITVQQLRIGTVTNSSVLQIGTSGSIKALSHVNNTSGLESIAASNDLEQEKKEPVVLLPEPVLM, encoded by the coding sequence ATGAATTTGTCTGTTTACCAGTGCATAACGGTCCAACAACTGCGTATCGGGACAGTGACGAACTCATCCGTGCTGCAGATTGGCACCTCAGGCAGCATTAAGGCATTATCACATGTTAATAATACATCGGGTTTAGAGAGCATAGCCGCCTCTAATGACCTAGAACAGGAAAAGAAGGAACCTGTGGTTCTGTTACCTGAACCGGTCCTGATGTAG
- the gerPC gene encoding spore germination protein GerPC — translation MHPFYIQQLFHELKAQSEKLGQMEQLLQQLRKDVDGLMSKSQTHIERVDYHFDLLKIEKLEGTLNIGMNSNDGKNLEDITVNGQSMEQIQKNPDQSEMIRSIEQPVLSYLQDEIPELIRVMARERKIQIDSPYTHMIIDDVRRQINDRILIYLEKIQTDEEEIRNKDYIRTTVIEHMKRDIEIAVKQHIERSFSGKWDVNETERRE, via the coding sequence ATGCATCCTTTTTATATTCAACAGCTATTTCATGAATTGAAGGCTCAATCGGAGAAACTTGGACAAATGGAGCAATTATTACAGCAGCTGCGCAAAGATGTTGACGGTTTAATGAGCAAAAGCCAAACTCACATTGAACGGGTCGACTACCATTTTGATCTACTAAAAATCGAAAAGCTGGAAGGTACTTTAAATATAGGTATGAACTCAAATGATGGTAAAAATCTAGAAGATATTACGGTCAATGGGCAGTCCATGGAACAGATCCAAAAAAATCCCGATCAGTCAGAAATGATACGAAGTATAGAACAGCCAGTTCTTAGTTATCTTCAGGATGAAATTCCCGAACTGATTCGTGTTATGGCTAGAGAGCGTAAAATACAAATAGATTCACCATACACACATATGATAATTGACGATGTCCGTCGGCAGATTAATGATCGAATTCTCATTTACTTGGAAAAGATTCAAACGGATGAAGAGGAGATAAGGAATAAGGATTATATCCGGACTACAGTTATTGAACATATGAAGAGAGATATTGAAATAGCTGTAAAGCAACACATAGAGCGGAGCTTCTCCGGAAAGTGGGATGTAAATGAAACTGAACGTCGTGAATAA
- a CDS encoding Hsp20/alpha crystallin family protein, with protein MSSNLTNLDWLKEDPFFKKHFPFKTLEEHLRVDSDAVDQYVENAIRHATSNSPQFMNNNGTKLQYEHMDTHNHLITKVRIPKRVHPENIWIQLNRTQLKINGLNDDQSQVITLPTPINPDQSKATFKQGSLQVKMPKISTGRFKDVHIRFL; from the coding sequence ATGAGCTCAAATCTGACCAACTTAGATTGGCTGAAGGAGGACCCTTTCTTCAAAAAGCACTTTCCATTCAAAACACTTGAAGAACATCTGAGGGTGGATTCGGACGCGGTGGATCAATATGTTGAAAATGCGATTCGTCACGCAACCTCTAACTCTCCGCAGTTTATGAACAATAACGGAACCAAGCTTCAATATGAACATATGGATACACATAACCATTTAATTACAAAAGTACGCATTCCTAAGCGCGTTCATCCGGAGAACATTTGGATACAGCTCAACCGCACTCAACTCAAAATCAATGGGCTGAACGACGACCAGAGTCAAGTTATCACACTGCCAACTCCGATTAATCCGGATCAAAGCAAAGCGACCTTTAAGCAAGGTTCCCTTCAAGTAAAAATGCCAAAAATATCCACGGGTCGTTTCAAAGATGTCCACATCCGCTTTTTATAA